Proteins from a single region of Deltaproteobacteria bacterium:
- a CDS encoding DUF3341 domain-containing protein yields the protein MSTNSEEFKDFGVLAEFENVTDIVRTCEKVRDGGYTSWDSYSPFPIHGIDPAMGIKPTKLPWLIFCMGITGTFTGLCLQYWMNAYDYQYMLSGKPIFSLPANVPVMFELTILFAALTTFFSTLIVNGLPRFYNPLFKVKEFARATDDRYFICIEAADPRYDAAGLKKFFSENKAVSVQVVEDDSHVGAAIPEFIKNAAVAGFVAGLIPLAIIAYARVVPKEMPRIHPNPNMDFQKKFKTQTENTIFKDGRAMRYAVAGTIAEGELNKDDHFYRGVVDGQWADTFPKDIVVTAGLLEQGQKNFNISCSPCHGSAGYGDGMVHRKVQSKADEHPTWVAPSSLHQDHVRSQPHGKLFNTITNGIRNMQGYGHALPEADRWAVVAYIRALQRSQYAKLDDVESDKRSQLQ from the coding sequence ATGAGTACAAATTCTGAAGAATTCAAAGATTTTGGTGTTCTCGCTGAGTTCGAGAATGTTACCGATATCGTAAGAACGTGTGAGAAAGTGCGCGACGGTGGTTACACCAGTTGGGACAGCTACTCTCCGTTTCCAATTCACGGCATTGACCCGGCGATGGGTATCAAGCCAACGAAGTTACCGTGGCTCATCTTCTGTATGGGGATAACAGGTACCTTTACTGGTTTGTGTCTTCAATACTGGATGAACGCTTACGATTATCAGTACATGCTTTCGGGCAAGCCGATATTCAGCTTACCGGCCAACGTACCGGTCATGTTCGAATTAACCATTCTCTTTGCGGCGTTAACGACGTTCTTTTCGACGCTTATCGTGAATGGGCTGCCAAGGTTCTACAACCCACTCTTCAAAGTTAAAGAGTTCGCACGGGCAACCGATGACCGATACTTTATCTGCATTGAAGCTGCCGACCCCCGCTACGATGCGGCCGGCTTGAAGAAGTTCTTTAGCGAGAATAAGGCTGTCTCAGTTCAAGTGGTTGAAGATGATTCTCATGTTGGCGCTGCCATCCCGGAATTTATCAAGAATGCTGCAGTTGCAGGGTTTGTTGCAGGGCTGATTCCTTTGGCAATCATCGCGTACGCCCGCGTAGTACCCAAGGAAATGCCACGAATTCACCCGAACCCGAACATGGATTTCCAGAAGAAGTTCAAGACACAAACAGAAAACACCATCTTCAAAGACGGTCGGGCTATGCGTTATGCAGTGGCCGGTACCATCGCTGAAGGTGAGCTGAACAAAGACGACCACTTCTATCGCGGCGTCGTTGATGGTCAGTGGGCAGACACCTTTCCGAAGGATATTGTCGTGACCGCTGGGCTTCTCGAACAAGGCCAGAAGAATTTCAATATCAGCTGCTCCCCGTGTCACGGGTCAGCCGGATATGGAGACGGAATGGTTCATCGGAAGGTTCAGAGCAAAGCGGACGAGCACCCAACATGGGTTGCACCAAGTTCACTTCACCAAGACCATGTCCGTAGCCAACCGCACGGTAAACTCTTTAATACAATTACTAATGGCATCAGGAACATGCAGGGCTATGGCCATGCATTACCAGAAGCTGATCGGTGGGCGGTTGTAGCCTATATCCGAGCTCTTCAAAGAAGCCAGTATGCCAAGCTTGATGATGTAGAATCCGACAAGCGTTCTCAGTTGCAATAG
- the nrfD gene encoding polysulfide reductase NrfD, with amino-acid sequence MSSVSFTEEELDNTSTDPTARAQLVLGATSISDITEAVCSIAEVEKVNRNWWIMFLIAVPVMLMLFVNIAWLFWEGVGVWGNNNPVGWGWPIVNFVFWVGIGHAGTLISAVLYLFRQNWRTGINRFAEAMTIFAVVCAAVFPGIHVGRVWAAYWLFPLPNQMQMWPNFRSPLLWDVFAVGTYATVSLLFWYFGLIPDLATLRDRASTKFCKLGYGIFSLGWTGSARHWHRYERAYMILAGLATPLVLSVHSVVSFDFATSQIPGWHTTIFPPYFVAGAIFSGFAMVITLSVPARHFFNLKHIITTRHLENMTMIILVTGTMVGYAYAMEFFMAWYSANNYESFAFVNRAFGTYWWAYWIMVSCNVISPQVFWFKYMRRTPWAMWIVTIFVNIGMWFERFVITVSSLSRDFLPSSWAYFSPTPVDLMMLIGSFGLFSTLFLLFLRWLPIIAIAEVKTMTEESHVHPADH; translated from the coding sequence ATGAGCTCTGTTAGCTTTACAGAAGAAGAACTCGATAATACATCGACCGATCCAACTGCACGTGCACAACTGGTACTTGGCGCAACCAGCATTTCCGATATCACGGAAGCCGTTTGCTCGATTGCCGAAGTGGAAAAGGTAAACCGTAACTGGTGGATCATGTTCCTCATTGCAGTCCCGGTCATGTTGATGCTTTTTGTCAACATTGCTTGGCTCTTTTGGGAAGGCGTTGGCGTTTGGGGTAACAACAACCCAGTCGGTTGGGGTTGGCCTATCGTTAACTTCGTATTCTGGGTTGGTATTGGACACGCCGGTACTCTTATTTCAGCTGTACTCTACCTATTCCGCCAAAACTGGCGAACTGGTATCAACCGCTTTGCGGAAGCAATGACTATCTTTGCGGTTGTATGCGCAGCAGTATTCCCCGGTATTCACGTTGGCCGAGTTTGGGCAGCTTACTGGCTCTTCCCTCTGCCAAACCAAATGCAGATGTGGCCTAACTTCCGAAGCCCACTGCTTTGGGATGTTTTCGCGGTTGGTACGTATGCAACCGTGTCACTTCTCTTCTGGTACTTCGGCTTGATTCCCGATCTCGCAACGTTGCGTGACCGTGCAAGTACCAAGTTTTGTAAACTTGGATACGGCATCTTCTCTCTCGGTTGGACAGGCTCTGCAAGGCACTGGCACCGTTATGAGCGTGCGTACATGATTCTAGCCGGTCTTGCGACGCCACTGGTTCTATCGGTTCACTCCGTTGTATCTTTTGACTTTGCAACCTCACAGATTCCTGGTTGGCACACGACTATCTTCCCACCCTACTTTGTTGCTGGCGCGATTTTCAGTGGTTTTGCCATGGTAATTACGCTCTCCGTTCCAGCACGGCACTTCTTTAACCTGAAGCACATCATCACAACTCGTCACCTCGAGAACATGACGATGATTATTCTCGTGACAGGCACCATGGTTGGCTATGCCTATGCGATGGAATTCTTCATGGCTTGGTACAGCGCCAACAACTACGAAAGCTTTGCATTCGTCAACCGTGCTTTCGGTACCTACTGGTGGGCCTATTGGATTATGGTTAGCTGCAACGTTATCAGCCCGCAGGTCTTCTGGTTCAAGTATATGCGTCGAACGCCTTGGGCGATGTGGATTGTTACAATCTTCGTCAACATCGGCATGTGGTTCGAGCGATTTGTTATTACCGTAAGCTCACTGAGCCGCGACTTTCTTCCATCAAGCTGGGCGTACTTCTCGCCCACCCCGGTGGACTTGATGATGCTCATCGGAAGTTTCGGACTCTTCTCTACGTTGTTCCTACTTTTCCTTCGCTGGCTACCAATCATTGCCATCGCGGAAGTTAAGACGATGACCGAAGAGTCTCATGTTCACCCAGCAGACCATTGA
- a CDS encoding 4Fe-4S dicluster domain-containing protein: HSEEGLNDMVYNRCIGTRYCANNCPFKVRRFNYHNYHEELKDPVNKVKTMGFNPEVTVRFRGVMEKCTYCVQRISAARHDARNENRPMDTENITVACQDACASKAIDFGDLNNKNGQVAKMHASNRSYAMLAELNIKPRTEFLARIRNTNPELSEG, encoded by the coding sequence CACAGTGAAGAAGGCTTGAACGACATGGTTTATAACCGTTGTATCGGTACTCGATACTGCGCGAACAACTGTCCATTCAAGGTACGTCGCTTCAACTACCACAACTACCATGAAGAACTGAAAGACCCCGTTAATAAGGTCAAAACAATGGGCTTCAACCCAGAAGTTACAGTTCGCTTCCGTGGTGTTATGGAAAAATGCACCTACTGTGTTCAGCGTATCAGCGCGGCACGGCATGACGCTCGTAACGAAAACCGGCCAATGGATACTGAAAACATAACCGTTGCATGCCAAGATGCCTGCGCTTCGAAAGCAATTGATTTCGGCGATCTGAACAACAAAAATGGTCAGGTTGCTAAAATGCACGCGTCAAACCGCTCTTATGCAATGTTGGCCGAACTGAATATTAAGCCGCGTACCGAGTTTCTCGCACGCATCCGCAATACAAACCCTGAACTGAGTGAGGGTTGA